TTTTTCTTGTTTCAACAGGCGGGACAGTAATTCTGATTGCTCGATGGAAACCGTACCCACCAAAACTGGCTGGCCACGTTCTTGACAATCTTTAACATCCGCGATGATGGCACGGTACTTCTCTGCCGCGGTCAGATACACCAGATCCGACATATCCTTACGGATCATCGGACGGTTGGTTGGCACCACAACAGTATCTAAACCATAAATAGTTTGAAATTCGAAAGCTTCGGTATCAGCAGTACCAGTCATCCCAGCCAGCTTTTCATACTGACGGAAATAGTTCTGGAAAGTGATGGATGCTAGGGTCTGGTTTTCATTCTGAATTTTAACCCCTTCCTTCGCTTCAACCGCTTGGTGCAGGCCTTCAGACCAACGACGCCCAGCCATAGTCCGGCCGGTGTGCTCATCCACAATCACCACTTCACCGTTTTGCACCACATAGTCGACATCTTTTTCGAACAGAGTGTGAGCGCGCAGCGCCGCATTAACATGGTGTAGCAAAGAGATATTAGCCGCAGAGTAGAGTGAATCACCATCAGCCAACATACCGCGTTCAATCAGCAGCAGTTCTACTTTTTCTTGACCACGTTCAGTCAGATAAACCTGCTTGGCTTTTTCATCAATGGTGTAATCGCCATCCCCGACATAATCATCACTGTCTTCCTTATCCTGACGGATCAGATTAGGAATAACGGAATTCATTTTGATGTACAGTTCAGAGCTATCTTCTGCTGCACCGGAAATGATCAGCGGCGTACGGGCTTCATCAATCAAAATGGAGTCAACTTCGTCGATAAGGGCATAATGCAGCGGACGCTGAACCCGTTCGGACGGCGAAAAAGCCATATTGTCCCGCAGATAGTCGAAACCAAACTCATTGTTGGTGCCATAGGTAATATCCGCGTTGTAAGCATCTTTTTTCTGCTGAGGATTTAAACCCGCAACGTTGATACCCACAGACATGCCCAGAAACTCAAACAGTGGACGGTTAGTTTCAGCATCGCGGCGAGCCAGATAATCGTTCACAGTGATCACGTGAACCCCTTTGCCGGTCAACGCATTGAGGTAAGCGGGCAAAGTTGCAGTTAACGTTTTACCTTCACCAGTACGCATTTCTGCGATCCGGTTACTATCCAATACCATGCCACCTAGCATCTGCACATCGAAATGACGCATTTCAAATACACGGCGAGAGGCTTCCCGGACAGTAGCAAATGCTTCGGGGATCAAATCCTGTAGCTTTTCCCCTTTTTCCAAACGGTCGTGGAATTCTTGGGTTTTTGCTTTTAGCTCTTCATCGGTGAGTTTTTCGAAATCCGTTTCTAAAGAATTAATTTTGTTGACGACTTTGCCAAGGGCTTTAAGGGTGCGGTCATTGCGACTGCCAAAAACTTTTGTCAGTAATTTACCTAACATCTCAATCACTTATTATTTGAAGGCTCAATCCATGAAAAATGGTACAGCCACTATATTAATTAATCGCCTTGCGGTAGACATACTGACTTGGATCTATCGGTTGTCCGCCCCGCAACACCTCATAATGCACATGGGGGCCCGTCGACCGTCCCGTGCTTCCCATACTGGCAATCTTCTCGCCCTTCGTCACCACGTCACCGACAGCAACAGCAACACTCTTGTTATGACCATAACGGGTACGTAATCCATTCCCGTGGTCAATCTCAACCAGGTTTCCGTAGCCAAAACGGCTACCAGCCCAAGTCACAACACCGCCTGCTGTTGCTACAACCTCCGACCCTTCTGCACCGGCAAAATCCATTCCTTTGTGCATAGCCCGACGCCCATTAAAAGGATCGTTACGCAAACCAAAGTGGGATGACAGCCAGCCTTTCTTAATCGGACGTCCTGAAATATAACGTTCTTTATCTATATTGAGATTGGTTGCCACAGTTTCAAGTATTGGCAACTGAACATTACTTTTATCCATACGCTGAACCATATCATCCATATCTTGGATAAGCTGTGTCAGCTCGATGCTCTGCCCAAGATCACTAAGTCCTCCCACACCGGTCTCGGTTGAGAAATCAAATTGATCATTGAGTTTATAAGTCTGAGCAACCTGTTGTCCCAGCGCTTCGAGACGTGTCATATCTGCCTGCATCCGCGCAACATGGGCGGCCAAGGTTGCCAGTTGGGATTCTGTAGCTTGTTTGAGATCTTTAACCTGCTGCTGTTGTTTTTCTCGGGAGAGACGCTCATGGTCGACCCGCTTTTCTTGTGCAGCAAATTGATCGTAGGAATATTGGAAGATACCGGCTCCAGCTGCGATCAGCAGGATCGGTAAAAGCAACCATGCTTTACCTGGTTGCCAACGGGTGACGCCATTTCGACCCTGGATTAAAACTGTTACACTCATAGCCTGATTTCAGCCGTTTAATTATCGAATGAAAAAGCACCCCAAGGATCTCAATCAGCTCGTGTATCAGTCCTGTGGACTACCTGATATCGCTGAAAAAGCGGAGCTGCTGCGACAATTGAATCAACAGGTGAAGCAAATTGTGGCAGGCCACGTTGCAGAACAACTTAAAGTTGCCAATCTCCGAGATGGTACTTTAGTGATTGAAACGACAACCTCTGCTTGGGCCGCCAGAATAAATTTTCAAAAATCGGCGTTACTCGCACAACTGCGACAACGCACTCTACCAATGCTCACTGCTATTGACGTTAAAGTCAACCCAGCACTGGCCAGAACCCAGCCTACCTCGAAAGTAGTTCATCGGCAACTAAGCGAAACCGCAGCTTCGCATATTCAAGCGCTCGCAGAACATACTGAAGGCCGTCTGGGGCAGAAACTAAAACGGCTGGCTGCATTAGCCAGCCGTTCTCGGCAATCTTAAATCCGTTAAGCCAGCGCCAGAGAGCCGGGAACCGCAAAACTTACCGGCACTTCTGTTTCATGCTCAAAGCTAACCAGCTCCCAAGCATCCGCCTGCGCCAATACCGCTCGAACCAAACGGTTATTCAGTGCATGACCGGTTTTATAAGCACAAAATTCACCAACAATGGCATGACCAGAAACATACAGGTCGCCAAATGCATCAAGAATTTTATGTTTCACAAATTCGTCATCAAAGCGCAGCCCATCAGGGTTCAGCACTTTGAACTCATCCAGAACAACAGCATTTTCCATGCTGCCACCCAATGCCAGATTGTTAGCTCGCAGATATTCAATATCACGCATAAAGCCAAAGGTTCTAGCCCGGCTGATATCGCGAACAAAGGCTGCAGTAGAAAAATCCATAATCACATGTTGCTGACTACGGGCAATTTCTGGGTGATCAAAATCAATGGCAAAGTTCACTCTAAAACCATCAAAAGGTCTTAACTCAGCCCATTTATCACCATCTTCAACACGAACAGTCTGCTTGATACGCAGATACTTTTTCGCGGCGCGCTGATCTTCAATACCCGCAGATTGCAGCAGAAAAACGAATGGACTAGCACTGCCATCCATAATCGGAATTTCCGGTGCGTCCACTTCAATAATCGCGTTATCGATACCTAAACCGGCTAAGGCTGAAAACAGATGCTCAATGGTTGAGATCCGTACGCCATCATCATTAACCAGTGCTGTACACATTGTTGTTTCACGGACTTGGTCTGCCAACGCAGGAATAACCACCGCGGGCTCCAAGTCTGTACGAACCAATTTAATGCCGGCGTTGATAGGTGCAGGCTTGATGGTCAAGGTCACCTTATTGCCTGAATGCAGGCCAACACCGGTAGTTTTTACCATTTTTTGAACAGTTCTTTGAAAAATCATTCAGTTACCCGCTAAAAATTCAACAATCACCTGACATTTCTGGTCAGAAAAACAACGTACAACAGCTAAGCTGGTCGGATATGCTAGCATAAATTCGCCAATTGACAAAAAAATCACACCAGCACAACCGAGCAGCTTTATTTATGCTAACAGCGATCATTCGGTTACAAACCGAGCAAGGCTAAACACCCTGTTTAATCAGCCTGTTTACGCAAAAATGCCGGAATATCCAGATAATCCAGATCATTCTTTTGGCTCACAGCTGGCTGAGGTTGTGACTGTGGCGCAGTATTACCGATAACTTGTGGCTGAACCGCTGCGGTATCTTCCACATAGCTCTTCTGCTCAACATGCACTTCTGGCTCAGTCCGCGCAGCAGGCTTAGATACCAGCTGAATATCAGGCTTTTTCTCTGCACCGATACCGGTAGCCACCACAGTAACGCGCAGCTCATCGCTCATTTCCGGATCAATCACAGCACCGACAACCACATTGGCATTATCAGAAGCGTATGCTTTAACGTGGTTACCCACTGTTTCAAACTCTTCAATGCTCATGTCCATACCGGCGGTAATATTCACCAGTACGCCACGAGCACCAGCCAAGTCAATATCTTCCAGTAATGGGCTGGCAACCGCAGCTTCAGCAGCTTCTTCAGCACGGTCTTCACCAGATGCAAAACCTGTCCCCATCATGGCATTACCCATTTCGGACATAACTGTTTTCACATCAGCAAAGTCGACGTTGATAAGACCTGGGCGAGTGATCAGCTCAGCAATACCCTGCACAGCACCTAACAGCACGTTATTGGCAGCAGCAAATGCATCCAACAGTGAGGTACCACGGCCCAATACTTTCAGCAGCTTTTCGTTAGGAATGGTAATCAACGAATCCACATGCTTAGCCAGCTCACTGATCCCCTGCTCGGCGTAAGACATACGGCGTTTGCCTTCAAAAGGAAATGGCTTAGTGACCACAGCTACGGTCAAAATGCCTTCTTCCTTAGCTATCTCAGCCACCACAGGTGCTGCACCGGTACCAGTACCGCCCCCCATACCGGCGGCGATGAAAATCATATCTGAACCTTTAATCGCTGCGCGGATGTTTTCTTTATCTTCCTCTGCTGCTGCGCGACCCACTTCAGGATTCGCACCAGCGCCAAGACCTTTAGTGACATCTCGACCCAGCTGGATAGTTGAACCGGCTGAAGATTTACGCAGCGCCTGGGCATCTGTATTTGTTGCGATGAACTCAACACCTTCAATGTTGTGTTTCACCATGTGTTCTACGGCATTACCGCCGCCGCCACCGACGCCAATGACCTTAATCACCGCCTCATCGGAATGGGTGTCCATGATCTCAAACATGGTCTTTTCTCCGTTTTGTCCGCGTTATTCTAAAATTCGCCCTTAAACCAGCTCTGAACCCGATTCCAAATACTGGTCATTCCCTGCCGCTCCGGCCGCTCAAACTGACGCTCCAACACTCGCCGGGCACCATAATGCAACAGACCAACCCCGGTTGCGTATATGGGTTGATCAACATACTCATATAATCCTTTCACCGGCAGAGGTGATGCCACCCGCACCGGCATACCAAAGGTGGCCTCGGCAATATCGACCGCGCCCTCAATGGATGCAGTTCCTCCGGTTAACACAATCCCTGCGGCTATTTGATCTTCCAGGCCGCTTTTACGCAATTCTTTCAGTACCAACTCAAATAGCTCCTGATAACGGGGCTCAACCACTTCGGCCAAGGTATGGCGCGACATGGTCCGAGATGGTCGCCCGCCGACAGATGGCACTTCAATGCTGTCTTCTCGGCTCACTAAATCACTACGAGCACTGGCATACTGCACTTTAATTTGTTCAGCATGGGACAGTGGCGTGCGGAAAATCTTTGCAATATCACTAGTTACCTGATTACCAGCAACAGGTACCACAGCACAATGACGCAGCGCCCCATTGGTATACACAGCAATATCCGTGGTGCCACCACCGATATCCACGATGCAGACACCTAAATCTTTTTCATCATTGGTCAACACGGAATCTGCTGAAGCAATCCCAGAAAAAACCAAATCATCTACTTTAAGTCCGCAACGCTCAACGCTTTTTGTAATATTTTTCGCCATATCATTGGCGCAAGTAACAATATGCACCTTGGCTTCCATCCGCATCCCAGACATCCCGATAGGACTGCGGATCCCTTCCTGCACATCAATGGCATACTCTTGTGGTAAAACGTGCAAAATACGTCTTTCAGTTGGGATCTTCACCGAACGAGCAGTGTGGATCACATTGTCCACATCTTCTTGTGTCACTTCTTCATCATTGATGGAGACCATGCCGTTTTCATTCTGACAGGCAATATGTTTACCTGAAATACTCAGATAAACCGAAGACACTTGGCAGTCTGCCATTAATTCGGCTTGATCCAGTGCCCGCTGGACACTGCGCACAATCGAGTCCAGATCATTGACGCCGCCTTTATCCATCCCGCGGGACTGATGACTGCCCAGACCGACGACACTGATCTCGCCATCTGGCAATACTTCACCAATAATTACGGCGACCTTGGAAGTCCCAATGTCCAACCCGACGATAAGGTTTCTATCCTGGTTCTTGGTCATCTTTATCGGCTCTCTGATTTGGCGTTGTCCCAGCCAACGGCCATTCCTGTGTCATAACGTAAATCTACCCTTGCCACTTTTTTATCTTGTTTGGCCAGCACAGGGTAAACATTTATAAACCTTTGTATCCTTGCCATTTTATCCTCCCTGCCCAGCTCAAGCAAAATGCCGTTATCCAGCACTGCCCGCCAGGCATGACGGGGATTTAACGTCAAACTTTTCAAGCCAAAGCCATGCAACTTTAGCAAGGCTCTGATTTGTCTGTAGCCCTGTAGTACATCTTCTGCACTGGCTTCAGGTCCGGCCAAATACGGCAGATAATCCAACGCTGTTTCTGCCGGAGCAGTAAACACCTGACCATGGGTATTTAACCATTCCCCTTGGTTCCAATGTGCCACGGGTTGCTGTTCTTGCAATACCACCTTGAGCTTATCCGGCCAGTCACGCCGCACTGATGCTCGGTATACCCAGGGCAGCTGCTCCAGCGCAGTCTGCACCTGATTCACATTGGTGGTAAACAGGCTGCGCTGCATCAAACCATGCAGCGCCTGTTGGATCTCAGTGTCAGTGGTAAATTGTCGCGTACCACTCACCGCAACAGTGGCTACGGGTACAGCATTGGCATCACTCAGTACCCGATGTAATTTCCAGGCACCCATACCAAAGCCGCCGATAACCAGCAGCAAAAAAAACAAACCGCAGCACAGATACCAATTCACCTTGGTCATTCTCTGCCTGCACTGCTGCGCTTTCTCCTTCCAGCCCACCTGACACCGCCCTAAATCCGGCATTTCAGCAAAAGCCGGCAATTATATATTGCTGCAACACATGGTCAAAAAAATCATTTAAACCATTCGGTTAACGGTTAAAAATCACGCTTTATCCGTTTGATGCTCCCGGGCAAAACCCAGCTGAGTTGCGGCTAACTCCCGGGACAAGGCGCCAATATTGCCAGCGCCTTGGGTCAGCAGCAAATCACCATCCTGCAGCACATCTGGCAGAATATCGGCCAATTGCTCAGGCGAGGCGACAAACACAGGATCTACCTGACCACGCACCCGAATAGATCGACTTAATGCCCGACCATCAGCGCCCGCAATTGGGGTTTCACCAGCGCTATAAACATCAAGCAGCAATAGCGCATCCACCTGGGACAATACATCGACAAAATCTTCATACAGATCGCGAGTACGGGTGTATCTGTGAGGCTGATAGGCCATCACTAACCGGCGATCTGGCCAACCGGCACGGGCCGCCCGAATGGTAGCCGCCACTTCACTCGGGTGGTGACCATAATCATCCACCAGCATGACCTGACCTTTCGGCGTATCAAATTCACCCAAGTGCTGGAAACGACGCCCAATACCTTCAAATTCAGCCAAGGCCTTGATGATTACCTCATCTTCAATATCGTCTTCCGAGGCCACGGCAATGGCCGCCAACGCATTTTGCACATTGTGGCGACCGGGTAGATTCAACACTAAGTCCAGATCCTCCCGATCCCGACGGCGTAAAGTAAAGCTGCATTGATGGCCGTGCTGTTGGAAGTTCAACGCCTGCACATCAGCATCTTCACTAAAGCCATAGGTCACAATATGCCGGCCAACCCGAGGCATAATATCCCGCACCACTTCATCGTCGATGCATAATACTGACACACCATAAAACGGCAGATTGTGCAGGAAATCGACAAATGTCGTTTTCAACTGTTCAAAATCACCGCCATAGGTATCCATATGATCCGCTTCAATATTGGTCACAACACTGACCATTGGTTGCAGATGCAAGAAACTGGCATCACTTTCATCCGCTTCAGCAATCAGATACCGGCTAGTGCCTAATCTGGCATTGGTACCGGCACTATTGAGCAAACCACCGATAACAAAGGTCGGGTCTCGACCAGCCTGACCATACAAGCTGGCAATCAAGCTAGTAGTGGTTGTTTTACCATGGGTTCCGGCAACTGCGACGCCATGACGATAACGCATCAGCTCTGCCAGCATCTCCGCTCGGCGCACAACAGGAATACGCAACTCGCGGGCAGCAAGCACTTCAGGATTCTGCGGATTGATAGCAGTGGAAACCACCACAACATCAGTCCCTTTCACACTGGCCTCGGTATGACCGATAGTAATTACTGCCCCTAACGCCTCTAATCGATCCGTCACACCATTGCGGGCGATGTCTGAACCACTGACTTTATACCCTTCATTTACCAGTACTTCCGCAATACCGCCCATACCGGCACCGCCGATACCAACGAAATGAATATGGTGTACCCGGCGCATTTCCGGGATCATCTTGCGAAACTGTTTGTATTTTTCTGTCTTTGTCATTGCAAACCTTTCTCAGCCAGAGCGCGGCAGATATCAGCCACCTTAGTGGTTGAATCCAAAATGGCTACGCCTCTTGCATCTTGTCCCATTCGGACTAATTCTGTTCTATCACCCGCCAGCTTCAGCAATTGCTCAGCCAAGCTCTGGGCAGTTAATGCTTGTTGTGGCATCAGTACAGCCGCATTGGCGTGCACTAAGATGCTGGCATTCAGCGTCTGATGATCATCTACAGCATGGGGATAAGGCACCAAAATACTTGGCAACCCCACGGCAGCTAATTCAGACACAGTCAATGCACCACTGCGGCAAATCACCACATCGGCCCACTGGTATGCCGCTTCCATATCATCAATAAATTCAGCGACCTTCACACTATTTTGCTGACCCAACTGGGCATAATGCGCTTCCACGGCGGCGGCATTTTCCCGCCCGACCTGATGCCACAGGGTCAATGGCTGCTGCTTGCTCACCAACGCGCAAACTTCAGGCATTAAATCATTGAATACCTTGGCGCCTAAGCTGCCCCCGACAATCAATACTTTCAGCGCTGCGTCATCATGGCTAATACGAGGGCGGCTACCTAACTGAATAAGCTCCTCTCGTACCGGATTCCCCACCACAGTGACATTCTGACGTAACCCTTTAAAAGTATCATTATCAAAAGCACACAGTACCCGAGCGGCGATGCGGGACAATAACTTGTTGGTCATGCCGGGGATGGCATTTTGCTCATGCAATACCAAAGGTATCCCCGCCAATCTGGCTGCAACCCCACCCGGGCCACTGGCAAAACCGCCCATCCCCATCACCACATCTGGCTTAAATTCCCGGATAACCGACAACGCCTGACATACTGAGCGGAGGATCTTAATCGGAGCGGCCAATTTTCGCAGCAAACCATTACCACGCACACCTTTGATATCAATGAAATTAATATCAAAACCATGCTGAGGAACCAGCCGAGCTTCCATGCGGTCAGCCGTGCCTAACCAGCGAACCTGCCACCCTTGTTTAGCCAGCGCCTTTGCTACAGCCAATGCCGGGAAAACATGCCCCCCGGTTCCACCGGCCATCACCAAAATACGCTTACTCTGTTGTCCATCCTTCATTACTGTCCCCGCCCCTGAACTGCCTGTACTTGGTCCAGACGCCGCTCATAATCAATGCGAATTAAAATCATGGCTGCTGCTGTCATCACCCATAAACTGCTGCCGCCATAACTAATAAACGGTAGCGTCAATCCCTTGGTGGGCAGCATACCAATGCTGGCACCAATGTTGACCACAGTCTGAAAGCAGACCCATATTCCCAGCCCATAGGCCAGATATCCCTCAAAGGCCCGTTCTGCTGCTAGACACATGCTGCCCAGACGGATCGCCCGCAGCGCAACAAACATCAGTACCGCCAACACGCCAATAATGCCGACAAAGCCCAACTC
This region of Shewanella sp. NFH-SH190041 genomic DNA includes:
- the secA gene encoding preprotein translocase subunit SecA, encoding MLGKLLTKVFGSRNDRTLKALGKVVNKINSLETDFEKLTDEELKAKTQEFHDRLEKGEKLQDLIPEAFATVREASRRVFEMRHFDVQMLGGMVLDSNRIAEMRTGEGKTLTATLPAYLNALTGKGVHVITVNDYLARRDAETNRPLFEFLGMSVGINVAGLNPQQKKDAYNADITYGTNNEFGFDYLRDNMAFSPSERVQRPLHYALIDEVDSILIDEARTPLIISGAAEDSSELYIKMNSVIPNLIRQDKEDSDDYVGDGDYTIDEKAKQVYLTERGQEKVELLLIERGMLADGDSLYSAANISLLHHVNAALRAHTLFEKDVDYVVQNGEVVIVDEHTGRTMAGRRWSEGLHQAVEAKEGVKIQNENQTLASITFQNYFRQYEKLAGMTGTADTEAFEFQTIYGLDTVVVPTNRPMIRKDMSDLVYLTAAEKYRAIIADVKDCQERGQPVLVGTVSIEQSELLSRLLKQEKISHQVLNAKFHEKEADIVAQAGRAGAVTVATNMAGRGTDIVLGGSWKEELEALNNPSEEQVAKLKADWQERHDAVVAAGGLHILGTERHESRRIDNQLRGRSGRQGDAGSSRFYLSMEDSLMRIFASERVSNMMKKLGMEEGEAIEHPWVSRAIENAQRKVEARNFDIRKQLLEFDDVANDQRQVVYAQRNELMDAESIEDTIQNIQADVLTSLIDESIPPQSIEELWDVPGLELRLNQEFALQLPVQKWLDEEEDLYEDTLRERIITAWSDAYKAKEEMVGASVLRQFEKAVMLQTLDGLWKEHLAAMDHLRQGIHLRGYAQKNPKQEYKRESFELFQQMLESLKHDVISILSKVQVQAQSDVEEMEERRRQEEAQLQRDFHHAEAESLTGDPVMPPAQPNTPVVRDGDKVGRNDPCPCGSGKKYKQCCGKLS
- a CDS encoding M23 family metallopeptidase; this translates as MSVTVLIQGRNGVTRWQPGKAWLLLPILLIAAGAGIFQYSYDQFAAQEKRVDHERLSREKQQQQVKDLKQATESQLATLAAHVARMQADMTRLEALGQQVAQTYKLNDQFDFSTETGVGGLSDLGQSIELTQLIQDMDDMVQRMDKSNVQLPILETVATNLNIDKERYISGRPIKKGWLSSHFGLRNDPFNGRRAMHKGMDFAGAEGSEVVATAGGVVTWAGSRFGYGNLVEIDHGNGLRTRYGHNKSVAVAVGDVVTKGEKIASMGSTGRSTGPHVHYEVLRGGQPIDPSQYVYRKAIN
- a CDS encoding DUF721 domain-containing protein produces the protein MKKHPKDLNQLVYQSCGLPDIAEKAELLRQLNQQVKQIVAGHVAEQLKVANLRDGTLVIETTTSAWAARINFQKSALLAQLRQRTLPMLTAIDVKVNPALARTQPTSKVVHRQLSETAASHIQALAEHTEGRLGQKLKRLAALASRSRQS
- the lpxC gene encoding UDP-3-O-acyl-N-acetylglucosamine deacetylase, coding for MIFQRTVQKMVKTTGVGLHSGNKVTLTIKPAPINAGIKLVRTDLEPAVVIPALADQVRETTMCTALVNDDGVRISTIEHLFSALAGLGIDNAIIEVDAPEIPIMDGSASPFVFLLQSAGIEDQRAAKKYLRIKQTVRVEDGDKWAELRPFDGFRVNFAIDFDHPEIARSQQHVIMDFSTAAFVRDISRARTFGFMRDIEYLRANNLALGGSMENAVVLDEFKVLNPDGLRFDDEFVKHKILDAFGDLYVSGHAIVGEFCAYKTGHALNNRLVRAVLAQADAWELVSFEHETEVPVSFAVPGSLALA
- the ftsZ gene encoding cell division protein FtsZ → MFEIMDTHSDEAVIKVIGVGGGGGNAVEHMVKHNIEGVEFIATNTDAQALRKSSAGSTIQLGRDVTKGLGAGANPEVGRAAAEEDKENIRAAIKGSDMIFIAAGMGGGTGTGAAPVVAEIAKEEGILTVAVVTKPFPFEGKRRMSYAEQGISELAKHVDSLITIPNEKLLKVLGRGTSLLDAFAAANNVLLGAVQGIAELITRPGLINVDFADVKTVMSEMGNAMMGTGFASGEDRAEEAAEAAVASPLLEDIDLAGARGVLVNITAGMDMSIEEFETVGNHVKAYASDNANVVVGAVIDPEMSDELRVTVVATGIGAEKKPDIQLVSKPAARTEPEVHVEQKSYVEDTAAVQPQVIGNTAPQSQPQPAVSQKNDLDYLDIPAFLRKQAD
- the ftsA gene encoding cell division protein FtsA, with amino-acid sequence MTKNQDRNLIVGLDIGTSKVAVIIGEVLPDGEISVVGLGSHQSRGMDKGGVNDLDSIVRSVQRALDQAELMADCQVSSVYLSISGKHIACQNENGMVSINDEEVTQEDVDNVIHTARSVKIPTERRILHVLPQEYAIDVQEGIRSPIGMSGMRMEAKVHIVTCANDMAKNITKSVERCGLKVDDLVFSGIASADSVLTNDEKDLGVCIVDIGGGTTDIAVYTNGALRHCAVVPVAGNQVTSDIAKIFRTPLSHAEQIKVQYASARSDLVSREDSIEVPSVGGRPSRTMSRHTLAEVVEPRYQELFELVLKELRKSGLEDQIAAGIVLTGGTASIEGAVDIAEATFGMPVRVASPLPVKGLYEYVDQPIYATGVGLLHYGARRVLERQFERPERQGMTSIWNRVQSWFKGEF
- a CDS encoding cell division protein FtsQ/DivIB, with the protein product MTKVNWYLCCGLFFLLLVIGGFGMGAWKLHRVLSDANAVPVATVAVSGTRQFTTDTEIQQALHGLMQRSLFTTNVNQVQTALEQLPWVYRASVRRDWPDKLKVVLQEQQPVAHWNQGEWLNTHGQVFTAPAETALDYLPYLAGPEASAEDVLQGYRQIRALLKLHGFGLKSLTLNPRHAWRAVLDNGILLELGREDKMARIQRFINVYPVLAKQDKKVARVDLRYDTGMAVGWDNAKSESR
- the murC gene encoding UDP-N-acetylmuramate--L-alanine ligase; the protein is MTKTEKYKQFRKMIPEMRRVHHIHFVGIGGAGMGGIAEVLVNEGYKVSGSDIARNGVTDRLEALGAVITIGHTEASVKGTDVVVVSTAINPQNPEVLAARELRIPVVRRAEMLAELMRYRHGVAVAGTHGKTTTTSLIASLYGQAGRDPTFVIGGLLNSAGTNARLGTSRYLIAEADESDASFLHLQPMVSVVTNIEADHMDTYGGDFEQLKTTFVDFLHNLPFYGVSVLCIDDEVVRDIMPRVGRHIVTYGFSEDADVQALNFQQHGHQCSFTLRRRDREDLDLVLNLPGRHNVQNALAAIAVASEDDIEDEVIIKALAEFEGIGRRFQHLGEFDTPKGQVMLVDDYGHHPSEVAATIRAARAGWPDRRLVMAYQPHRYTRTRDLYEDFVDVLSQVDALLLLDVYSAGETPIAGADGRALSRSIRVRGQVDPVFVASPEQLADILPDVLQDGDLLLTQGAGNIGALSRELAATQLGFAREHQTDKA
- the murG gene encoding undecaprenyldiphospho-muramoylpentapeptide beta-N-acetylglucosaminyltransferase; amino-acid sequence: MKDGQQSKRILVMAGGTGGHVFPALAVAKALAKQGWQVRWLGTADRMEARLVPQHGFDINFIDIKGVRGNGLLRKLAAPIKILRSVCQALSVIREFKPDVVMGMGGFASGPGGVAARLAGIPLVLHEQNAIPGMTNKLLSRIAARVLCAFDNDTFKGLRQNVTVVGNPVREELIQLGSRPRISHDDAALKVLIVGGSLGAKVFNDLMPEVCALVSKQQPLTLWHQVGRENAAAVEAHYAQLGQQNSVKVAEFIDDMEAAYQWADVVICRSGALTVSELAAVGLPSILVPYPHAVDDHQTLNASILVHANAAVLMPQQALTAQSLAEQLLKLAGDRTELVRMGQDARGVAILDSTTKVADICRALAEKGLQ